In the uncultured Methanobacterium sp. genome, one interval contains:
- a CDS encoding RAD55 family ATPase produces MSNYESGIHGLDEILSSSGEMDGFPQNTTTLVYGPPKVGKSIFSYKFTYHGLSIAEPCLYITADDGMKQLQQNMMDFGWFLQSFMDEDLLYVIDPISSLSGAHIENSNTYTLSKINDSTDLMVKVGLGTRFVFKKSNEFRSVFDSLTTFFTFNPEAMVIRFLITYLRRLTEAGATVLVNYTEGVAGENTEKILKSIVDNVILLDGKYLTFKSSNGLIVTADYEITDKGLILGRGEVL; encoded by the coding sequence ATGAGCAATTATGAATCTGGTATACATGGATTGGATGAAATTTTATCCTCATCTGGGGAAATGGATGGTTTTCCACAAAACACCACTACCCTGGTTTATGGACCCCCCAAAGTGGGCAAATCCATTTTTTCTTATAAATTTACATATCACGGGTTGAGTATTGCCGAACCATGCCTGTATATCACCGCAGATGATGGGATGAAGCAATTACAACAAAACATGATGGATTTTGGATGGTTCCTGCAAAGCTTCATGGATGAAGACCTTTTATATGTTATTGATCCCATATCCTCACTTTCAGGAGCTCATATTGAAAATAGCAACACCTACACTTTATCCAAAATCAATGATTCCACCGATCTGATGGTTAAAGTTGGGCTGGGAACTCGTTTTGTTTTCAAAAAATCCAATGAATTTCGTTCCGTTTTTGATTCACTCACTACTTTCTTTACTTTTAACCCGGAAGCAATGGTTATCCGATTTTTAATAACTTACCTGCGAAGGTTAACTGAAGCAGGTGCAACTGTGCTTGTTAATTATACCGAAGGCGTGGCTGGTGAGAATACCGAAAAAATCTTGAAATCTATTGTGGATAATGTAATACTCCTTGATGGTAAATATTTAACATTCAAATCCAGTAATGGTCTGATTGTAACCGCTGATTATGAAATTACTGACAAAGGACTAATCTTAGGAAGGGGAGAGGTATTGTGA
- a CDS encoding tetratricopeptide repeat protein — MGIFNGKKDYATSLKNLLEQLWEYQEAEANLMVEIATLQYEMGDTDDAIAFLEKAVGIYHELGFGKEEATILDLIGDVHISNGDTQNALDNYYKSFKLCSSLNIPLEAEVLNKIKVCEAELEAIKDNAANKKARVEGESHPKSELSNEEHSDEGDESIDYVKIGKRLDVIIGLLDESAVYADYQELENPMANLKEAQLMANSIGDTKGEAALLLIMGDITLKEEKTKKSLEFFQKSLNSFKKIDDKKGESISRLMMGTAYFLLGETNEGSDYLRQSMEIIKHLNDPDIEKAALALLNSIYD; from the coding sequence GTGGGAATTTTCAATGGTAAAAAAGACTATGCTACTTCTCTCAAAAATCTTTTAGAACAACTCTGGGAGTATCAGGAAGCTGAAGCCAATTTAATGGTTGAAATTGCAACCCTCCAGTATGAAATGGGAGATACTGATGATGCCATCGCGTTTCTAGAAAAAGCGGTAGGAATATACCATGAATTAGGATTTGGTAAAGAAGAAGCAACTATTCTAGATTTAATAGGTGATGTGCATATCAGTAATGGTGATACTCAAAATGCTCTTGATAACTATTATAAATCTTTTAAGCTGTGTTCTTCATTGAATATACCCCTTGAAGCGGAAGTTTTAAATAAAATAAAAGTATGTGAGGCTGAACTTGAAGCTATCAAGGATAATGCGGCTAATAAAAAAGCAAGGGTTGAAGGTGAGTCTCATCCAAAATCAGAATTATCTAATGAAGAGCACTCTGATGAGGGTGATGAATCCATTGATTATGTGAAAATTGGGAAAAGACTTGATGTTATCATTGGACTTCTGGATGAATCTGCAGTTTACGCTGATTATCAAGAGTTGGAAAACCCAATGGCTAACTTGAAGGAAGCTCAACTTATGGCCAATAGTATTGGTGATACCAAAGGTGAAGCAGCATTACTCCTGATCATGGGTGATATTACATTAAAAGAAGAAAAAACCAAAAAATCTCTGGAATTTTTCCAGAAATCTTTGAATTCATTCAAGAAAATAGACGATAAAAAAGGAGAATCCATATCCCGATTGATGATGGGGACTGCTTACTTTTTACTGGGTGAAACTAATGAAGGTTCTGATTATCTTCGCCAATCCATGGAAATAATAAAACATTTAAATGATCCAGACATAGAAAAAGCTGCTCTGGCATTGTTAAACTCTATTTATGACTGA
- a CDS encoding helix-turn-helix domain-containing protein, with translation MKDEIYVNKPLSFSKIMELLDQYPDLKKISCPPSLHSRISPKYIQALKELGVTVVSIEKKGRPKKYNEKDTENVQQLLKSGRTPQEIAESLNIPLKTVYYLKGSPLKPGRKMKYDTLKVKKVKNLYKNGVPAKDISKDLKIPLRTVYSLLKR, from the coding sequence TTGAAAGATGAAATTTACGTGAATAAACCACTGTCCTTCAGTAAGATCATGGAACTCCTGGACCAGTATCCGGATCTTAAGAAGATAAGCTGTCCCCCCAGTTTACATTCACGAATTTCACCAAAATACATTCAGGCACTGAAGGAACTGGGAGTTACTGTTGTATCAATAGAAAAGAAAGGGCGTCCCAAAAAATATAACGAAAAAGATACGGAAAATGTACAGCAGTTACTAAAATCAGGCCGTACTCCTCAAGAAATTGCAGAATCACTGAATATACCCCTGAAAACAGTATATTACCTCAAGGGCTCCCCTCTTAAACCAGGGCGGAAGATGAAATACGATACCTTAAAAGTTAAAAAAGTTAAAAACCTTTATAAAAATGGAGTTCCAGCTAAGGATATTTCAAAAGATTTGAAAATCCCCCTTAGAACAGTTTACTCCCTATTAAAACGGTGA
- a CDS encoding DUF530 domain-containing protein, whose protein sequence is MNESVLIGKSERFLDQIKRREISLNDIESPEKFLTLYTYLKDNMDTLQDMRETMEIKGYTAPYRSINKYGRPLSGETKAEDMYDVSRHTQYFRMNAAAKKNILDRVKSAMSSHRIAIGHLEEFATLECESCHHKYSGHELSLLMGARCKCGGDNLKLHVNLEGVYRLEIIPFLPLSGDYMVKLSELSPRSREAFRSMVRILKQEKRGIVKTVSLVIKIMEDGRWVRKRVTIDAHDEANYEKEIRSQYGSNARIEMMQFHRKKPSIINDKQVQTALSLGYVKYAETEILHFLPDLLEKSLINMEKVEEYQEALKVAERKANKYENDDEPENLKKFFLERELEEKGLLNDGILDETIKKDLEKKRLIEKSLFLEIPRICILWDLLCYYLTTSYDRRNKYSGPFPYLRPSLDSNQIKSFQDFKQDVVQIMQDHLPLKIEYIPLMGKVLSSKFAVEKKMKGLHLQMGPALGAAILSIEGKLSPEKTSELFSIPLKDVIKEKETLETLQKPATSKAKQFMAMMKK, encoded by the coding sequence ATGAACGAATCTGTACTCATTGGAAAATCCGAGCGTTTTCTGGATCAAATAAAAAGAAGGGAAATTTCATTAAATGATATTGAAAGCCCGGAAAAGTTCCTTACACTTTACACTTACCTGAAAGACAACATGGATACCCTGCAGGATATGAGGGAGACCATGGAAATTAAGGGTTATACTGCCCCTTATCGTTCCATAAACAAATATGGTCGGCCCTTGAGTGGTGAAACCAAGGCAGAGGACATGTATGATGTCAGCCGCCACACCCAGTACTTCAGGATGAACGCTGCTGCCAAAAAAAACATACTGGACCGGGTTAAATCTGCCATGTCCTCCCATCGTATTGCAATAGGTCACCTGGAGGAATTCGCTACCCTGGAATGCGAATCCTGCCATCATAAGTACAGTGGCCATGAGCTATCCCTCTTAATGGGGGCACGTTGCAAATGTGGTGGGGATAATCTGAAGTTACATGTAAACCTAGAGGGGGTTTATCGTCTTGAAATCATTCCATTTTTACCCCTTTCTGGTGATTACATGGTTAAATTATCGGAACTCAGTCCCAGGAGTAGGGAAGCCTTCCGAAGTATGGTGCGCATCCTAAAACAGGAAAAAAGAGGTATTGTTAAAACTGTATCCCTGGTTATCAAGATCATGGAAGATGGTAGGTGGGTCAGGAAAAGGGTTACCATTGATGCCCATGATGAGGCTAACTATGAAAAGGAAATTCGCAGTCAGTATGGTTCCAACGCCCGTATTGAAATGATGCAGTTCCATCGTAAAAAACCCTCCATAATCAATGACAAACAGGTACAAACTGCCCTTTCACTGGGTTATGTTAAGTATGCTGAAACTGAGATCCTCCATTTTTTACCGGATTTACTTGAAAAATCACTCATAAACATGGAGAAAGTTGAAGAGTACCAGGAAGCACTGAAAGTTGCCGAAAGAAAGGCTAATAAGTATGAAAATGATGATGAACCCGAAAACCTGAAGAAGTTCTTTTTAGAAAGAGAACTGGAAGAGAAGGGACTTCTTAATGATGGAATTCTTGATGAAACTATTAAAAAAGATTTAGAAAAGAAACGTTTAATTGAAAAAAGTCTCTTTCTAGAAATCCCACGCATATGCATTTTATGGGATCTTTTATGCTACTACTTAACCACATCTTATGATCGGAGGAATAAATATTCAGGCCCCTTCCCTTACCTTCGCCCCAGTCTGGATTCAAACCAGATAAAGTCATTCCAGGATTTCAAACAGGATGTGGTACAGATCATGCAGGATCACCTCCCTCTGAAGATCGAATACATACCCCTGATGGGAAAGGTTCTTTCCAGTAAATTCGCAGTTGAAAAGAAGATGAAAGGCCTTCACTTACAGATGGGACCGGCTCTGGGAGCAGCCATACTCTCTATTGAAGGAAAATTAAGCCCTGAAAAAACTTCAGAATTATTCTCCATACCACTTAAAGATGTTATAAAAGAGAAAGAAACCCTAGAGACCCTTCAAAAACCTGCTACTTCCAAGGCCAAACAGTTCATGGCAATGATGAAAAAATAA
- a CDS encoding multidrug transporter yields the protein MEPNLIILYQNLFLTSAICALVAFLVTFISMPRLIKKLKDADIVGRDIHKPSKPAVAEMGGIGILFGFIIGIFLGIYFYPELQFQLTVTLLVILLVGIVGMVDDLVMLSSKEKLILLWLAGMPLIWIAPPNVGLLYILAIPIAVSIAANLTNMLAGLNGIESGLGAIAMISLSISCIIMGKSDVAVISMCMAGALLAFLYYNRHPSNVFPGDVGTLIIGATIVVVAFIGRVKIIALIVLIPNIIDMLLKLYSAGVMERQKHQPTQVGDDGKLMAPESGFNSLIRWILKRPMEEKNVVIIVWLIGLFFGAVGIILAYVLKARMF from the coding sequence ATGGAACCTAACCTTATCATCCTCTACCAGAACCTGTTTTTAACCTCGGCCATCTGTGCCCTGGTGGCATTTCTGGTAACATTCATAAGTATGCCCCGTCTTATTAAAAAGCTGAAAGATGCAGATATAGTGGGACGAGATATCCACAAGCCATCCAAGCCCGCTGTAGCTGAAATGGGCGGTATCGGTATCCTTTTCGGATTTATAATCGGGATATTTCTAGGTATTTATTTCTATCCTGAACTTCAGTTCCAGCTCACAGTCACCTTACTGGTGATTCTCCTGGTGGGGATAGTTGGGATGGTGGATGACCTGGTAATGTTATCCTCAAAGGAAAAACTAATCCTTCTCTGGCTGGCAGGCATGCCTTTAATTTGGATTGCACCCCCCAACGTGGGATTGCTATACATTTTAGCCATACCCATTGCAGTTTCCATTGCTGCCAATCTCACCAACATGCTGGCAGGGTTAAATGGTATTGAATCCGGCCTGGGGGCAATTGCCATGATATCCCTTAGTATTTCCTGTATAATCATGGGCAAGTCCGATGTGGCAGTAATCAGCATGTGCATGGCCGGAGCATTACTGGCCTTCCTTTACTACAACCGACACCCTTCCAATGTGTTCCCAGGTGATGTGGGAACACTGATTATAGGGGCAACCATTGTGGTAGTGGCATTTATTGGTAGGGTGAAGATCATTGCCCTGATTGTGCTCATACCCAACATAATAGATATGTTGCTCAAACTGTACAGTGCAGGAGTAATGGAAAGACAAAAACACCAGCCAACTCAGGTGGGAGATGATGGGAAATTAATGGCCCCAGAATCAGGTTTTAATTCCCTTATACGATGGATTTTAAAACGTCCCATGGAAGAAAAAAATGTGGTCATCATTGTGTGGCTCATTGGATTATTCTTCGGTGCTGTTGGAATAATCCTGGCTTACGTTTTAAAAGCGCGTATGTTTTAA
- a CDS encoding ATPase domain-containing protein: MKKTYIPKLDDFLGGGVLEGSSVLFYADPGIECEAFGYQTLQNRLEEGDPGFIFTNVTEPSSIIYEFDKFGWDLEKIVDEGSAFFVDGSSYFIGAPVNGKYAIEDYSEIEEVVNKAINDIPDGVGVINNLSTLIDYLDHGETVRIIKKWNQVAKDKNTILLYIFTQWDYEADLIDEIKGSMDCLVNLSTIEERVIIGQGFMVTGASWTTPSSSMVLFNIMRPGGIKIFIPKILVTGPFNAGKSSFVKKIAPNSVSVDEMALGQVPTTVAMDIGHMEYKGFVADVFGTPGQERFDLILDVLSKEAVGAFILVDSTDPKTFARAKEMIKRCNAEAIPKVIVANKQDLPDSLSTAEIRKVMNLDQSIPIVPISIIRDEGIEDAMDALLEILYR; this comes from the coding sequence ATGAAGAAAACTTACATTCCCAAGCTGGACGATTTTCTGGGAGGTGGGGTGTTGGAAGGATCATCGGTGCTGTTCTACGCTGATCCTGGAATTGAATGTGAAGCTTTTGGTTACCAAACACTGCAAAACCGACTGGAAGAGGGGGATCCTGGTTTTATATTCACCAATGTAACTGAACCTAGTTCCATTATCTATGAATTCGATAAATTTGGATGGGACCTTGAAAAGATTGTGGATGAGGGGAGTGCTTTTTTTGTTGATGGGAGTTCTTATTTTATCGGGGCTCCTGTAAATGGTAAATATGCCATAGAAGATTATTCCGAGATAGAAGAAGTAGTTAATAAAGCAATAAATGATATTCCAGATGGTGTTGGAGTTATCAATAATCTTTCCACCCTCATTGATTATCTTGATCATGGAGAAACTGTTCGAATCATAAAAAAATGGAATCAAGTTGCAAAAGATAAAAATACTATTTTATTATATATATTTACCCAATGGGATTATGAAGCAGATTTAATTGATGAAATTAAAGGATCAATGGATTGTCTGGTTAACCTGAGCACCATTGAAGAAAGGGTTATCATTGGACAGGGGTTCATGGTCACAGGAGCATCCTGGACCACCCCATCCAGTAGCATGGTACTTTTTAATATAATGCGTCCTGGTGGAATAAAAATATTCATACCCAAAATCCTGGTAACCGGACCATTCAATGCAGGAAAATCCAGTTTTGTTAAAAAAATAGCTCCAAATTCTGTTTCAGTGGATGAAATGGCTTTAGGCCAGGTTCCAACCACGGTGGCCATGGACATAGGACACATGGAATACAAGGGATTTGTGGCTGATGTTTTTGGAACACCGGGTCAGGAACGTTTCGATCTGATACTGGATGTTCTATCCAAAGAGGCAGTGGGAGCTTTTATTCTGGTGGATTCAACTGATCCCAAGACATTTGCCCGGGCCAAAGAAATGATAAAAAGGTGCAATGCAGAAGCCATACCAAAAGTTATTGTGGCCAATAAGCAAGATCTTCCAGATTCATTATCCACTGCTGAAATAAGGAAGGTTATGAACCTTGATCAAAGCATACCCATAGTTCCAATAAGTATAATTCGTGATGAAGGAATTGAAGATGCTATGGATGCACTTTTAGAAATACTCTATAGGTGA
- a CDS encoding roadblock/LC7 domain-containing protein translates to MAKTKKEELDDVLTTLMQVGQIKACGIVSKEGLLINSRTPPDVDARIFSALCSTIMGAAEAASGQMTTGGVSQISVKTEKGTIVLIPAGAKAILTALTEPEAQLGLIFFEMESIAQQVNQIMGGM, encoded by the coding sequence ATGGCCAAAACTAAGAAAGAAGAGCTGGATGATGTGCTCACAACCCTTATGCAGGTAGGGCAGATCAAAGCATGTGGAATCGTTTCTAAAGAAGGACTTTTAATTAACTCCAGAACTCCTCCTGATGTTGATGCCCGTATCTTCTCTGCATTATGTTCTACGATTATGGGGGCAGCAGAAGCCGCATCTGGCCAGATGACTACTGGTGGAGTTAGTCAAATCTCTGTTAAAACCGAAAAAGGAACAATTGTATTAATTCCTGCAGGTGCTAAAGCTATTTTAACCGCATTAACAGAACCCGAAGCTCAGTTAGGATTGATATTCTTTGAAATGGAATCCATTGCCCAACAAGTAAACCAGATCATGGGGGGAATGTAA
- a CDS encoding ATPase domain-containing protein: protein MIVRITSGISGFDELTASGDDLNLSLGGIPENTVTLVYGPGDVGKSLFCSGFIYNGLTQDEPGLYLTTDLGIQDMYEKMQDTGFEIEGYLENEMLYIVDASSSDTEFLDSKIYQSSNVKNPTDILVKVSRAVNSISQDNPRFRGVMNSVTTILEYNDEMLIMRVLKTYILRVKEAGGTAVITYIEGSSDPRIEILIKSMVDNIVKLDGETITIEAMKGIGKKEASYQISKEGIVVGKGK from the coding sequence ATGATTGTCCGTATTACCTCAGGCATATCTGGTTTTGATGAACTAACCGCTTCAGGAGATGATCTAAATCTTAGTTTAGGTGGGATCCCTGAAAACACAGTCACACTAGTTTATGGTCCGGGAGACGTGGGAAAATCCCTGTTTTGTTCTGGTTTTATCTACAATGGATTAACTCAGGATGAACCCGGTCTTTATTTAACTACTGATCTTGGAATACAGGATATGTATGAAAAAATGCAGGATACCGGATTTGAAATTGAAGGCTATCTTGAAAACGAGATGTTATATATTGTTGATGCATCAAGTAGTGACACTGAATTTCTAGATTCAAAAATCTACCAATCATCCAATGTTAAAAACCCCACTGACATCCTGGTTAAGGTAAGTAGGGCTGTGAATTCTATTTCTCAAGATAATCCTCGTTTCCGTGGAGTTATGAATTCTGTAACCACCATATTAGAATATAACGATGAAATGTTAATAATGAGGGTTTTAAAGACCTATATTTTGAGGGTAAAAGAGGCAGGGGGTACTGCTGTAATCACCTACATTGAAGGATCATCCGATCCACGTATAGAGATACTTATTAAGTCAATGGTTGATAACATCGTTAAACTCGATGGGGAAACCATAACAATTGAAGCCATGAAAGGCATTGGGAAAAAAGAAGCTTCTTACCAGATAAGTAAAGAAGGAATTGTGGTGGGGAAAGGGAAATAA
- a CDS encoding methyl-coenzyme M reductase family protein: MYKILHFSGGVYKFELLAEHVEDIGGLLFQENRLHISRGASFLSEEIQVIFLVPTNEVSSVKELTREIKGEIEEVEVEEALKNNLINSLEIYNIMCKADDWIKHEVISGKYQSNQDEYQGNPEEYFDNLEECLDLMITLELIEKRTSNGKSDYRVLKEDDK, from the coding sequence ATGTACAAAATATTGCATTTTAGTGGCGGGGTATACAAGTTCGAACTACTGGCAGAACATGTGGAAGATATAGGTGGATTGTTATTCCAGGAAAATCGCCTCCATATCAGCCGTGGTGCTTCTTTCCTTTCTGAAGAGATTCAAGTCATCTTTCTAGTACCTACCAATGAAGTATCCAGTGTTAAGGAACTGACCAGGGAAATAAAAGGAGAAATTGAGGAAGTGGAAGTTGAAGAAGCCTTGAAAAACAACCTTATAAACTCACTGGAAATTTACAATATTATGTGTAAGGCTGATGATTGGATTAAACACGAGGTTATTTCAGGAAAATACCAAAGTAATCAAGACGAATACCAAGGTAATCCAGAAGAATACTTTGATAACCTGGAAGAATGTCTTGATCTGATGATAACCCTGGAACTCATAGAAAAACGTACCAGTAATGGCAAATCAGATTACAGGGTTCTAAAAGAAGATGATAAATAA
- a CDS encoding TIGR00304 family protein codes for MIKGETIIFMGIAAVILGMLLIFVGTAFLSSGKTESSENAKVSTGGVILIGPIPIVFGNDKSMVSVAIIGAIVLMILAYILFYRGSL; via the coding sequence ATGATCAAAGGAGAAACCATTATTTTCATGGGCATTGCCGCTGTAATTCTGGGCATGTTGCTTATCTTCGTAGGTACTGCCTTCCTGTCCTCTGGAAAAACTGAAAGCAGCGAAAATGCAAAGGTAAGCACCGGGGGAGTAATCTTAATTGGACCCATCCCCATAGTCTTTGGAAATGACAAGAGCATGGTTTCAGTTGCAATAATAGGTGCTATTGTTCTCATGATACTTGCTTACATCCTGTTTTACAGGGGAAGTCTCTAA
- a CDS encoding THUMP domain-containing protein — MKKEQQLEKNANSFVLMVKFKEDEKFENSGIEGIKPEIKGIEEIETALDSTGFWFYITESEFYDRVTVELDVNPTEAITQLRKTSTIAIERAVPLDYVVSSSMESLITNILKLASQKIDGNESFTVQIELKGNGLRPIEGTNSQDELTNHLTTELCDELNLKHQDENNDWIIHIEELGDEMGIAICRPDEILVK, encoded by the coding sequence ATGAAAAAAGAACAACAGTTAGAAAAAAATGCAAATAGTTTTGTTTTAATGGTAAAATTTAAAGAAGACGAAAAATTTGAAAACTCTGGAATAGAAGGAATAAAACCAGAAATTAAAGGAATTGAGGAAATAGAAACCGCACTAGATTCCACTGGTTTCTGGTTTTATATCACAGAATCGGAGTTTTATGATAGAGTCACTGTGGAACTGGACGTGAATCCAACAGAAGCCATAACTCAACTGCGTAAAACCTCTACCATTGCCATTGAAAGAGCAGTTCCTCTTGATTATGTAGTCTCCTCATCAATGGAAAGTTTGATCACGAATATTCTGAAACTGGCATCCCAGAAAATAGATGGGAATGAATCCTTCACCGTTCAAATTGAGCTGAAAGGTAATGGATTGAGACCTATAGAAGGTACTAATTCGCAAGATGAACTTACCAATCACTTAACCACCGAATTATGTGATGAATTGAACCTTAAACACCAGGATGAAAACAATGATTGGATAATTCATATAGAAGAATTAGGAGATGAGATGGGGATTGCTATTTGCAGGCCTGATGAAATTTTAGTGAAATGA